Proteins from a single region of Catenulispora acidiphila DSM 44928:
- a CDS encoding MFS transporter, whose amino-acid sequence MTATALEPAGDTAMEATQTMDAMPEHMGRQTDAHGEGRTGPTTALATAGSPAAESTASLAAGSAQAPDTAASPAAAAAPELLPLRRNRNFNLLWGGAVSALLGLSTADIAYPLVILALTGSPLKAGLFATVQLIASVLATLPVGQLMDRKDRRRMLLLSESVRVVAAGSVAVAYFVGALTFWHLLLTAAALGAIQPFAGARTLLLRQVVAPEQISAALTAEQVRQQGCELAGPPLGGAMFGISRALPFLFATFAGLVSLLTVVLLKLPKSVTVAADQGDAGASDNDAAPAPTAEHGGALLGLKTIMRDPVMRATTLALCLVNTAGYPVFLSLVVRMQQHHAGSGTTGLVVAAMALGGLGGTALVKPLHKVLRPGWLLIVACLVFALTNFGMTFFAAPLADAVFLAIGGAVIPSAVVMVNVLILQAVPDEQRGRTAAALEMFLLIGMPAGMLVASATLQWFSPTATLLGLSLLMSVAVLYAVSQKALRAARWPEARQA is encoded by the coding sequence ATGACCGCAACAGCGCTCGAGCCGGCGGGGGACACGGCAATGGAGGCGACGCAAACGATGGACGCGATGCCCGAGCACATGGGCCGGCAGACCGACGCGCACGGCGAAGGCAGAACCGGCCCGACGACCGCCCTCGCCACCGCCGGGTCGCCCGCCGCCGAATCCACGGCATCGCTCGCCGCCGGGTCTGCTCAGGCTCCTGACACGGCCGCGTCGCCTGCCGCGGCCGCCGCCCCCGAGCTGCTCCCGCTGCGCCGCAACCGCAACTTCAACCTCCTGTGGGGCGGCGCGGTCTCCGCCCTCCTCGGGCTGAGCACCGCCGACATCGCCTACCCGTTGGTGATCCTGGCGCTGACCGGGTCGCCGTTGAAGGCGGGGCTGTTCGCGACCGTGCAGCTGATCGCGTCCGTGCTGGCGACGTTGCCGGTCGGGCAGCTCATGGACCGCAAGGACCGTCGGCGGATGCTGTTGCTGTCGGAGTCGGTGCGGGTGGTGGCGGCGGGATCGGTGGCTGTCGCCTATTTCGTCGGGGCGCTGACCTTCTGGCATCTGCTGCTCACCGCCGCTGCGCTCGGTGCCATTCAGCCCTTCGCCGGGGCTCGGACGTTGTTGCTGCGGCAGGTTGTGGCGCCGGAGCAGATTTCTGCCGCGCTCACCGCCGAGCAGGTGCGGCAGCAGGGGTGTGAGCTGGCCGGGCCGCCGTTGGGCGGGGCGATGTTCGGGATCTCGCGGGCGCTGCCGTTTCTGTTCGCGACGTTCGCCGGGTTGGTTTCGCTGCTCACCGTGGTGCTGCTCAAGCTGCCGAAGTCTGTGACGGTCGCTGCGGACCAGGGCGACGCCGGCGCTTCCGACAACGACGCCGCCCCCGCCCCCACAGCAGAGCACGGAGGCGCCCTCCTCGGCCTGAAGACGATCATGCGCGACCCGGTGATGCGCGCGACCACGCTGGCGCTGTGCCTGGTGAACACCGCCGGCTACCCGGTCTTCCTGAGCCTGGTGGTGCGGATGCAGCAGCATCACGCCGGGTCCGGCACGACGGGGCTGGTCGTCGCCGCGATGGCGCTCGGCGGGCTGGGCGGGACGGCGTTGGTGAAGCCGTTGCACAAGGTGCTGCGGCCGGGGTGGCTGCTGATCGTGGCGTGCCTGGTCTTCGCGCTGACCAACTTCGGGATGACGTTCTTCGCGGCTCCCCTGGCGGACGCGGTGTTCCTCGCGATCGGCGGCGCTGTCATCCCGTCCGCGGTGGTGATGGTCAACGTGCTGATCCTGCAGGCGGTGCCGGACGAGCAGCGCGGGCGCACGGCCGCCGCGCTGGAGATGTTCCTGCTGATCGGCATGCCGGCCGGAATGCTGGTGGCCAGCGCGACGCTCCAGTGGTTCTCGCCTACCGCGACGCTGCTGGGCCTGTCGCTGCTGATGTCGGTCGCGGTGCTGTACGCGGTGTCCCAGAAGGCGCTGCGGGCCGCGCGGTGGCCGGAGGCCCGGCAGGCCTGA
- a CDS encoding DUF2630 family protein, which produces MADTTNDAGIGARIKELVAEEHRLRSHPNPTPEDLTSLKTTENELDQCWDLLRQRRAKQETGGNPGEAKARAVGEVEGYLQ; this is translated from the coding sequence ATGGCTGACACCACCAACGACGCCGGGATCGGCGCACGCATCAAAGAGCTGGTCGCGGAAGAACACCGGCTGCGGTCGCACCCGAACCCCACGCCCGAGGACCTCACCTCGCTGAAGACCACCGAGAACGAGCTGGACCAGTGCTGGGACCTGCTGCGGCAGCGGCGGGCCAAGCAGGAGACCGGCGGGAACCCGGGAGAGGCGAAGGCCCGCGCGGTCGGCGAGGTCGAGGGATACCTGCAGTAG
- a CDS encoding DUF3263 domain-containing protein: MNTSEPGGGLTDRDRAILAFEKQWWRNAGSKEQAIRERFQISATRYYQLLNALLDDEAALALEPEVVKRLRRLRAARQRARSGRVKRVADIGSDPDGEPPPVSNEGHDQDRAA, from the coding sequence ATGAACACCAGCGAGCCCGGGGGCGGATTGACAGACCGGGACCGCGCGATCCTGGCCTTCGAGAAACAGTGGTGGCGCAACGCCGGCAGCAAGGAGCAGGCGATCCGGGAGCGGTTCCAGATCTCTGCGACCCGCTACTACCAGCTGCTCAACGCGCTGCTCGACGACGAGGCCGCCCTGGCGTTGGAGCCGGAGGTGGTCAAACGCCTGCGACGGCTGCGCGCCGCGCGCCAACGCGCCAGGTCCGGACGGGTGAAACGGGTCGCCGACATCGGCTCGGACCCCGACGGGGAGCCCCCGCCTGTGTCTAATGAGGGGCATGACCAGGACCGAGCCGCTTGA
- a CDS encoding ATP-binding protein: MAGSVGSENPIQRLARGFRDHPITEAVGRYSNTTRHASKRAKARVLDIGHPLVVLTRGTRQMAADAKTYWTEAGGHEKHKEWRDLVVFVFAVCAVAVGFQPYGVLLLLAIWAAGATYLGRDRPDPGKDPESEAHVARLQSAYNGLVPYLMDAHDPDERFKPGGGYRSGFTEWEFDDGDRLVSLKIQYSPFFKDGESDSRAKVERALEGKIGQSNEYLYDWDEEGNKLAVRILPPLPIGIPAQPWKVAEIEYVLGFTDPTSTARLIPVQLSAEPGGEVPVVELAPVVWRHGRFAAEPHLLVAGVLGSGKSNLLRSLAAQALGHGHLVTAIDAEHTGHFDEFSGRDGVLRVESQPAAAMDLLDWVCAESTRRAERLRDLGDTEDTLMTELAKPLWLFVDELASLGEAAGRAGLADPQDLLADLMRAGRTTGVTVVVSSRAERVSELRATVRNQAHARVGLGQLPPGASTALFGGTLEIGGPAVLPPGRGFARVGGGPVVRVQVPVAADVTAALPVLVGAVVSAGDGETGEADSFGGTDGTGGTGGAGGVGQDLY, from the coding sequence ATGGCGGGATCGGTGGGGTCGGAGAACCCCATCCAGCGCCTGGCCCGCGGCTTCCGTGACCATCCGATCACGGAGGCCGTCGGCCGTTACTCGAATACCACCCGGCACGCCTCCAAGCGCGCCAAGGCGCGGGTGCTGGACATCGGGCACCCCCTGGTGGTGCTCACCCGCGGGACCCGGCAGATGGCCGCGGACGCCAAGACGTACTGGACCGAGGCCGGCGGGCACGAGAAGCACAAGGAGTGGCGGGACCTCGTCGTCTTCGTCTTCGCCGTGTGCGCGGTGGCCGTGGGCTTCCAGCCGTACGGCGTCCTGCTGTTGCTCGCGATCTGGGCGGCCGGCGCCACCTACCTGGGCCGGGACCGGCCCGACCCGGGCAAGGACCCGGAGAGCGAGGCGCACGTCGCCCGGCTGCAGTCGGCGTACAACGGCCTGGTCCCCTACCTGATGGACGCCCACGACCCGGACGAGCGCTTCAAGCCCGGCGGCGGGTACCGCTCGGGGTTCACCGAGTGGGAGTTCGACGACGGCGACCGGCTGGTCTCGCTCAAGATCCAGTACTCCCCCTTCTTCAAGGACGGCGAATCCGACTCCCGGGCCAAGGTCGAGCGGGCCCTGGAGGGCAAGATCGGCCAGTCCAACGAGTACCTCTACGACTGGGACGAGGAGGGCAACAAGCTCGCCGTCCGGATCCTGCCGCCGCTGCCGATCGGCATCCCGGCGCAGCCGTGGAAGGTCGCCGAGATCGAGTACGTGCTCGGTTTCACCGACCCGACCTCGACCGCGCGCCTGATCCCGGTGCAGCTGTCCGCCGAGCCCGGCGGCGAGGTGCCGGTGGTGGAGCTCGCGCCGGTGGTCTGGCGGCACGGCCGGTTCGCCGCCGAGCCGCACCTGCTGGTCGCCGGGGTGCTGGGCAGCGGCAAGTCGAACCTGCTGCGCTCGCTGGCTGCCCAGGCGCTGGGCCACGGCCACCTGGTGACCGCGATCGACGCCGAGCACACCGGGCACTTCGACGAGTTCTCCGGTCGGGACGGCGTGCTGCGCGTGGAGTCCCAGCCGGCCGCGGCGATGGACCTGCTGGACTGGGTCTGCGCGGAGTCCACGCGCCGCGCCGAGCGGCTGCGCGATCTCGGGGACACCGAGGACACGCTGATGACCGAGCTGGCCAAGCCGCTGTGGCTGTTCGTCGACGAGCTGGCCTCGCTCGGCGAGGCGGCCGGGCGCGCCGGGCTCGCCGACCCGCAGGACCTGCTGGCCGACCTGATGCGGGCGGGCCGGACGACCGGCGTGACCGTGGTGGTCTCCAGCCGGGCCGAACGGGTCTCCGAGCTGCGCGCCACGGTGCGCAACCAGGCGCACGCCCGGGTCGGGCTCGGGCAGCTGCCGCCGGGGGCGTCCACCGCGCTGTTCGGCGGGACGCTGGAGATCGGCGGTCCGGCGGTGCTGCCCCCCGGGCGCGGGTTCGCCCGGGTCGGCGGCGGTCCGGTGGTGCGGGTGCAGGTCCCGGTCGCGGCGGACGTCACGGCAGCGCTGCCGGTGCTGGTCGGCGCGGTCGTGTCCGCCGGGGACGGGGAGACCGGCGAGGCCGACAGTTTCGGCGGGACGGATGGGACCGGCGGGACCGGCGGCGCCGGCGGCGTCGGGCAGGACCTCTACTGA
- the nagA gene encoding N-acetylglucosamine-6-phosphate deacetylase translates to MTLLTNARIVLPDGVRADGWLRLDGHRIAEVGPRGSVPEPSGTDPHEASIDLAGRYLLPGFVDMHTHGGGGAAFSSGDVDQAVRAAAFHRGHGTTTIMASTVSTDLDDLQHYLSDLAGLVEDGLLAGLHMEGPFISKSRCGAHDPALLRVPDPALLRPLLAAGRGTVKMVTLAPELDFGIEATALLANSGVIAAVGHTDGGYGITNDAFSHGARVATHLFNAMPGVHHREPGPVVAAIEDENVIVELVNDGIHVHPAVIGMVYNAVGAHRVALITDAMAAAGQPDGMYRLGALDVEVTEGVARLAGGGSIAGSTLTMDVAVRRAVRELGLTIQEASVSASLTPARALSLDHEVGSIEAGKFADLVVLDDELEVRGVMKRGEWAVAPK, encoded by the coding sequence ATGACACTGCTGACGAACGCCCGGATCGTCCTCCCCGACGGCGTGCGCGCCGACGGCTGGCTCCGCCTGGACGGCCACCGCATCGCCGAGGTGGGCCCGCGGGGCTCGGTGCCCGAACCGTCCGGCACGGACCCGCACGAGGCGTCCATAGACCTGGCCGGACGCTATCTGCTGCCCGGCTTCGTCGACATGCACACCCACGGCGGCGGGGGCGCCGCCTTCAGCTCCGGGGACGTGGATCAGGCGGTGCGCGCCGCGGCCTTCCACCGCGGGCACGGCACCACCACGATCATGGCCTCGACGGTCTCCACCGACCTGGACGACCTGCAGCACTACCTGTCCGACCTGGCCGGCCTGGTCGAGGACGGGCTGCTGGCCGGGCTGCACATGGAGGGCCCGTTCATCTCCAAGTCCCGCTGCGGCGCCCACGACCCGGCGCTGCTGCGCGTGCCCGACCCGGCGCTGCTGCGGCCGCTGCTGGCCGCCGGGCGCGGCACGGTGAAGATGGTGACGCTGGCGCCGGAGCTGGACTTCGGCATCGAGGCCACCGCGCTGCTGGCCAACTCCGGCGTGATCGCCGCGGTCGGGCACACCGACGGCGGCTACGGCATCACCAACGACGCCTTCTCCCACGGCGCCCGGGTCGCCACCCACCTGTTCAACGCGATGCCCGGCGTCCACCACCGCGAGCCCGGCCCGGTGGTCGCCGCGATCGAGGACGAGAACGTGATCGTCGAGCTGGTCAACGACGGCATCCACGTGCACCCCGCGGTGATCGGCATGGTCTACAACGCCGTCGGCGCGCACCGCGTCGCGCTGATCACCGACGCCATGGCCGCGGCCGGCCAGCCCGACGGCATGTACCGGCTCGGCGCGCTGGACGTGGAGGTCACCGAGGGCGTGGCCCGGCTGGCCGGCGGCGGCTCGATCGCCGGCAGCACCCTGACGATGGACGTCGCGGTCCGGCGCGCCGTGCGCGAGCTCGGCCTGACGATCCAAGAGGCCTCGGTGTCCGCCTCGCTGACCCCCGCGCGCGCCCTGAGCCTGGACCACGAGGTCGGCTCGATCGAGGCCGGCAAGTTCGCCGATCTGGTGGTGCTCGACGACGAGCTGGAAGTACGAGGCGTGATGAAGCGCGGCGAGTGGGCCGTCGCCCCGAAATGA